A DNA window from Chloroflexota bacterium contains the following coding sequences:
- a CDS encoding GNAT family N-acetyltransferase has protein sequence MGHKLTVRNCHPQDPRDAAAYEQLKEGAVFAHLLSRPDYRVEENLFFVEMAGVIVGFVNVLPELGIGRVIFECGVSSSYKSEVVLKELFDRAMKRARELGAKVAHVSIPATQSMQAQLLSNLGFKVVRRFYELRLDVFSVNLEAVEQSDMESRHLKVGEEALFAWIENRCFIDTWGFNPNTAEYIGWELSTRGDCTDDVILALSEGKPIGYCWNEAECGRDSATGKKKGRIYMLGVDTDCRGKGLGKELLRAGLLHLRGKGRELIDITVDSQNIVAVTLYRSLGFQLYGETMWYEKVVP, from the coding sequence ATGGGCCATAAATTAACTGTCAGGAATTGCCATCCGCAGGACCCAAGGGATGCTGCCGCCTACGAGCAACTCAAAGAGGGTGCGGTTTTTGCTCACCTGTTGAGCCGGCCTGATTATCGTGTAGAGGAGAACCTTTTCTTCGTTGAGATGGCTGGGGTAATCGTCGGCTTTGTTAATGTCCTGCCGGAGCTTGGCATCGGGCGAGTAATCTTCGAGTGCGGTGTCAGCTCCTCATATAAGTCAGAAGTTGTACTTAAAGAGCTTTTTGACCGCGCCATGAAGCGCGCCAGAGAGTTGGGGGCAAAAGTCGCTCACGTGAGTATTCCTGCGACTCAGTCAATGCAGGCGCAACTCTTGTCAAATCTGGGATTTAAGGTAGTTCGACGCTTCTATGAGCTGAGGTTGGATGTTTTCAGTGTAAATCTCGAGGCTGTTGAACAGTCAGACATGGAATCTCGGCATCTTAAAGTCGGTGAGGAGGCGCTGTTCGCCTGGATTGAAAATCGCTGCTTTATAGACACCTGGGGTTTCAATCCGAATACTGCTGAATACATAGGCTGGGAACTAAGCACCAGAGGTGACTGCACTGACGATGTGATTTTAGCTTTAAGCGAAGGTAAGCCAATCGGCTATTGCTGGAATGAGGCAGAATGCGGTCGGGATTCAGCTACAGGCAAGAAGAAGGGGCGGATTTATATGCTGGGTGTGGACACCGACTGTCGAGGCAAAGGCCTGGGCAAAGAGCTGCTCCGGGCAGGGCTGTTACATCTTAGAGGCAAAGGTCGGGAGCTTATAGACATAACCGTAGACAGCCAGAACATTGTAGCCGTTACACTTTACCGTTCCCTGGGTTTTCAGCTATATGGAGAAACGATGTGGTATGAGAAAGTCGTACCCTAG